The nucleotide sequence GTTGTCTCAATGGAGAAGGTAGTGAGCACCTACACCACCGCGAACAAAGTTCCGGTGTACCGCGTCAGCCTGGTGCGCGAAAGGAGTCACCAGACCCTGGTGTGCGTGACGGAACCCGCCGATGTTGGCCGCATTGCGGCAGAGTTTCTTCATGATGCTGACCGCGAACAGTTCGTTGTCTTACTCTTGAACAGCAGACACCGGGTGATAGGGCTTCAGGTGGCCTCGATGGGTTCATTGAATGAGTCGATAGTGCATCCTCGCGAGGTATTCAAGGCGGCCATCCTCGCGGGTTGTGGTGCGATTGTTGTGGCGCACAACCATCCGAGCGGGGACACAAACCCCAGCTCAGAGGACGTGGCCATGACAAAGCGGCTCGGAGAGGCCGGCCGGCTTCTTGGGATCCCGCTTCTCGATCACGTCATAGTGGGAGAGAATGGCGAATTCCGCAGTCTGCGAGAGACACTGGGTTCCGATTGGCCAATGTGAATCTCGCCAGAGTCGGCTACGTCATGTGCATGAATTCCAACGGCAGCCTGACCCTCAACCAGACGCCTGCAGGAAAACGCGGCAAGTTTGGCTGCGTGAATAACAACATCAGAGAGGTTCTCTGGAGATCCCGCGGGCTAATGGAAGCGCTTTAGCGATTCAAAACGGTATGGGGCGGTCTATTGAGACTGCCCCATACACCTCGGATTCATTCGTCTCCTTCTGCTCACGCTCATCATATACGCATTCTTCATTCTGGTTCGCCTGCCGGACACGATCCGGCCGGTCATTTGCATTTGACGGGACCGGGCATAGATGCCCGGGATTCATTTGCGATTCTGGAGTACACGGGCCGATCCAAGCTCGTTTCCTGGCTCACACGATGCCAGAACGAGCCAATAGAGCGTCAAAACCTTTGCGAAAGGAGACTGGTCATGGGTTGGACGGTCACTCACAAGACCCCGGGAACGAGCGTGAGG is from Bacillota bacterium and encodes:
- a CDS encoding JAB domain-containing protein, which gives rise to MEKVVSTYTTANKVPVYRVSLVRERSHQTLVCVTEPADVGRIAAEFLHDADREQFVVLLLNSRHRVIGLQVASMGSLNESIVHPREVFKAAILAGCGAIVVAHNHPSGDTNPSSEDVAMTKRLGEAGRLLGIPLLDHVIVGENGEFRSLRETLGSDWPM